The following are from one region of the Vicia villosa cultivar HV-30 ecotype Madison, WI unplaced genomic scaffold, Vvil1.0 ctg.003679F_1_1, whole genome shotgun sequence genome:
- the LOC131641339 gene encoding uncharacterized protein LOC131641339 translates to MRNIVSSRRLYHTAVSASLPRRRFCALRPSRPSTFIAAQHHHWRPLTLTALGCSAVGVGVFNQHESFKPTNKTLVENPYSSLKQTGDKAHVCNRDATNTYMSKRKTLKALHVLLVGIQKWIIKLGFKVVR, encoded by the exons ATGAGAAATATCGTTTCCAGTCGTCGTTTGTATCACACTGCCGTTTCCGCATCCCTCCCCCGGCGCCGTTTCTGCGCCTTACGACCGTCACGTCCTTCCACCTTCATCGCCGCACAACATCACCACTGGCGGCCTCTCACTCTCACTG CACTTGGATGCTCTGCTGTTGGAGTAGGAGTATTTAATCAGCATGAATCTTTCAAACCCACTaacaagactctggtcgaaaaccCCTACAGCTCATTAAAG CAAACAGGAGATAAAGCTCATGTATGTAATCGAGATGCAACAAATACATACATGAGtaaaagaaaaacattaaaagCTTTACATGTATTGCTGGTAGGGATTCAAAAATGGATTATCAAGCTTGGTTTCAAGGTGGTCAGATAA